The DNA sequence atcaattataattgcttacattttaaattagaataacaaataaaatttcatgagaaccaaaacatttattaaatttgcaaacattaataaaacatagttgataaaatttaaaaatatttttgaaacctatttttgaactccaatatatgttgaatggtgataaaaaatattcacgaaaattacattaaatttttatattgtagtaaataaaagttatttatacaattaaagtgaaaagattacaatatgattgataatgaattagaaaataaaaaataattagataaaatttatcgaaatagtattctatatgatgaaaataaacaatacataaaaatattaaaaaattaaaaaatgtgtgttttagaaacaatttgagagagtATTTAAAGAAATCtcataaaggaaaacaaatgtataattaagaatatGATAAGATGAAGAATACCTTAgatatctaagaaaacttttcaaatatcaacatatataatcaatggttgaaaaataacgaaaattgttttagcgaaacaaaagaattattaaaatgaaacaaaagttattaataataagtaaaggtattttttttattttacctattaaatgaaatatttatgctattaaatacttaaattgaaagtattaaatattctgatatgaaagaaaaatctacaataaataaaaatattaaaaactgatagaaatattcaaatgtgagacataatttttttaacataattacataaaggttatgataagatgaaaaatatattagagatgcgaatgagtttcatgacaaaccaaataatgagaaaaaataaaaaaatagaaagtatatatatatatatatatatatatatatatatatatatatatatggttacttaattaattgtgaatattctaataatttaaatgggacggagatatggcggggaccggtattatggcggggatatgtacatcgtcatacccaattgaaaaaattcgggaattccccatacccatacacATACTCAATCAATGCGGgaatttcccgtcaaaacggggacaaATTCAGACAATATCCACGAGggcgggtttatttgtcatctctatgTGTGTAACATATATAAAGTCAAATGACTtcatgttattttgtttttgaaagtaaagttacaaaattattgatttgagaatttttcTTTTCCGAATGCAGATTTAGGCGGGATGCGGACTTAAATGAGTGCGGACTTAAGCCGAATGTCTACtgtatagggttacttaattaatttttaatattttaataatttagatGAGGACGGAGATATgacggggatatgtacatcctcgtATCCATACTCGTACCCAGTGAATACGGATATTTCCTGTCAAAATGGGGACAGGTTCAGATAATATCCatggacgagtttatttgttaTCTGTTGTTGTTGTACTTGATGATCTTTGTAGGTTTGTTCTCAATCACATTTAAAGATGGTGTTACACTCtcaataatttgttaaaaatattttaatttatattttattgttaaaagttgtcgatttttttttctttgagaaAACAATTTGATGACGAGGAAGAGTACCAACAAGATGATAGCACTATTTATACGAATTTGTTTGTATGACTTTTTCTTTAACTTAATTAAGCAtcgtaaatttttaaaaaacaagcGTTAACCTAAAATAGAGTTTGAGAAAGTATAAAAGAGCCCAAAACCATGAACGAATAACTCACTCCTTCACACCAAACCCTCCACGGcacaacaagaaaaaaagaagaaaaaaaaaaatcctctaTCGTAAGAATGAATTCGTCAGCACTATGTTCCTTTGTTGTGGCCGTGTGTCTGGTGATGGTTTCCTATTCTCCCATGGCAGCAAACGGACAGGGGTTGGCTGAAAAAACATGCTTGGAAAACTTAGAGTACAAGGATGCGTGCTTGATGCTGCTAAAGCAAGCCGATCCAAAGATCGTGAATGCAAAAACCGCGGACGAATTGGCTCAGGCAACCCTAGAATGGGCGGTGGCAAAGTCACAAGACGCTCAAGCCTTCTTGAAGGGATTGTCTCAGGTGGACAACAACAAAGCCATAGTGCAATGTGCGAACTTCGACTACGATGGGGTGGTTGCGTCCTTCAAGAGCGCCTTGGAAGGGTTGAAAGATGATCCTCAAACCGCTAGCTATGACGCCAAAGTCGCCGGTGATGGACCTACTGGTTGTGACAGAGGCTTGGCTTCTCAAAATATTAACAACCCTGCTATCACTGCTCTTAACCAACAGATTTTCACCCTCAGCAACTTGGCCTTCAAAATCATCTGTAAAATCAAGACTGATTAAGTCAATTCGTCACTTCAACTTGTAACGGCAATGCATGCGTTCGTACATGCTCGCGGTGTCGTTTCTcattttttgtctcctttgGTGTGTAGGGGAAGTGATTTATAAaatcaaacttatttcttctatTCAATGTTTacttctccttcatcttctttcgtaattttatatttatacttaaattaaactaaatttaaagaaGAAGCGAGATaactaagaaaaaaacattcttaaaaggattaaaattattctttttataaaatataaacccCGCCATTTGACATGGtaccaagaaaaaagaaaattaaaaagaaactaaCTAAATATATGAAGAGAAAGTGATATAAATAGATTTCTTTAGATAATTcactaataaaataactataaatatcTATGTTTGGAGATTTCATGCTATGcaagataaatttaagaaagttTGGAGATTGTATTGTGGGTTTATCATAATAGCATATAAGGTTGTTGACATATAtgcaaactttattttcttattaagaatgttgtttaaatattgtttgaagGACTCTGTTGGGAGTTGTACTTTTGTATAGAGCCGTCAAAGTGGATCAAAATCTATGGGTCAATCCGGGCTACCACGGGTTTAGGTCGAGTTgggttgaattttattttataaatgtcaGTACGAGTCAATTTTTGACCCAgctcacccgggttgaacccgtggtgagtcgggttggccCACCAGCCCGTATGGTCACATACATTATGTTGGGCTTTGCAACGTTGGactgtttttttttaaccaaacatattaGTGAGTTGACAAATGGAAACCCAGCTTCAACTCCAAATAGATGAGGATAAACAAGATGCctcaagagatgaaaatgttgtgaaTTTATCCATTTAAGACTCTAATATTATAGTTGGATAAGTGACAAGAATGCTTTGATCTTAGatagtaatttgtttttttttttgtttaaattttggtttgtattggagtttaacatcattttggattgtatttagattatattgaagtttatttaaattttaatccgaattataatttatgacttaagaaaaaaaattatactttattttaattaaggtGACTAATGAGTCAACCCGTTTAatccaccaacccgtggtggaccAAGTTGGTATGAAATTTGTTGGTTCGCTTATAAGTGAATTGGATTAGGTTGACTCACTAAGtgaccaacccgtggtgggtcaagTCGAGCCGAACCGGGCGACCCATTTTGAAAGTTGTACTTGTGTACGTGAAAGTTATATTGTTATGTTTAGAAGGTTTTTGGAGATGCATGacatctttcttttatttctttgtaaattaaTCAGAACACCCTTCACATGTTCtatcattaatttaaattaattatttattgataaaaataattaagaaacatAACCACCAAATGTATACACAAGTTCCCCGATTGAAACAAACATAATTAGCTTAAAGATGACATTATTTATTGTTGGTCTGTGAGTATGGGTATAGGTATTACCTaacctaaaaatattaaaatacaaagTCTTTCTATAATTTTCATATGGAAAGAGATTTTAATAGGGTTATCATTATTTAAGTCTACATAAAAAAACTAGTATCACTGAATATAGATAAGTGTATTTTGTCTgatttaaaatttctaaatcTAAGAAGTATTTGAGAGAactgatattattattttgtataattgATGGCAGGTAGGCCTCTTCTACCAagtgattattttaaaactttaatcgtttaaatttctttattaatgTTAGGCTTGATGCAAGGTCTTaactattattttgttattttgaaatatgcGTATCATTATTGAAGATAAAATGTTAAAAGgtacaatacttttttttacgtttaaaatattttatttttgtttttgacaaTATCATATTGAtagtcattatttatttttcttctattctgTGTATATCTAACGCGTTTTTATTCTTTCCTGAGCGAGGTATTTGAACGGAATAAAAGTAAATACGTAGCTTTATATTTCTCAACAATAACaaaatgacaattttttaaatatcgatgaaaaaaaaataaaacaagctAAAACTTGAGAAGTGTGGGAAACCTTGTTGTAAAGTGTAATATTTGGTATTTTGATAGTTATCCAAAGAAATGATGCAACTACCAAATCTTACATCattttctaattatattatgattgaAGCATAAGGTTCAAACATTGTTTCTCCATGACATCAAATTCAGATGCACATCACATTCAATACTTATCCTTTTGCAGCTTAAATGATGACTCTAAcgcattttttatttcattggaCCCAATTTGTCAAACAGTTACCATCTTTCACTCAAGTTTTATGATAGCCTCTCATTAATGTAACttatccaaaattaaaaaaattaaataaaaaagacgTATCTTTCTTTTCTCAAAGTAAAAGGATAAAAGGTCTTATCCCAAGATCCAAACACGCGTGGATCCAAAACCCACCCGTGCTGTTTACCCAAATTAGTTGATAACTTCGCAATACAATCACCACcaccaaactcgaaacccaccCACCAAAGTGCTCCACCCCACTGTATAATATTTCCcctttcataaaaaattatgaacaaattagggtttttgcAGCCATATATATTCTGTCTTAGAACGttaatgtattgtttttttatcgataaatattaatcgttaattttattaataaacttttttttgaaCG is a window from the Vigna unguiculata cultivar IT97K-499-35 chromosome 7, ASM411807v1, whole genome shotgun sequence genome containing:
- the LOC114192683 gene encoding uncharacterized protein LOC114192683 — protein: MNSSALCSFVVAVCLVMVSYSPMAANGQGLAEKTCLENLEYKDACLMLLKQADPKIVNAKTADELAQATLEWAVAKSQDAQAFLKGLSQVDNNKAIVQCANFDYDGVVASFKSALEGLKDDPQTASYDAKVAGDGPTGCDRGLASQNINNPAITALNQQIFTLSNLAFKIICKIKTD